The genomic DNA GCATCGAGGAAGCCGTCGAAGTTGCTCGGGAAAGTCCGGGTGTGGCGATGCCCGGTTCAAGCGTGGAAGTGCGGGAGATCACGACACCTTGACCGCTCCCTCGCTTGTTGACCACTTCTTCCGACACGAATACGGCAGGCTTGTTGCCATGCTGGCGTGTCGGATTGGAGTGGAGCATACGGAGGATGTTGAAGACGCTGTCCAGTCGGCGATGATGTCCGCGCTTGAGCACTGGACGATCTCCGGTTTGCCGGACAACCCGTCAGCTTGGCTGTTTCGCGCTGCGCAGAACAACCTGATGGGCGAGCTGCGGCAGCGGACTCGGCGTCGCCGCATCCTCCAGGAACAAGCTGCAGACGACGTTGGGACCGGAGATGGGCCTGACGTCTTTCTGGCGGGCGAATTGCAAGATGAGTTGCTGCGGATGCTGTTTGTTTGCTGCGATGATGCGATTCCACCTGAATCTCAACTTGTATTTGCTCTCAAGACTCTCTGTGGTTTCGACGTGCGGGAGATCGCGATTCGGCTCTTCGCGAGCGAAGCCAATGTCTACAAACGGCTCGGTCGAGCCCGAAGCCGCCTGCGAGAATTGCGCCCGAAGATGGATGGGCTTTCGCAGGAGCAGCTTTCGCTTCGCCTTCCGGCAGTCCACAAAGTGTTGTACTTGCTGTTTACCGAAGGCTACCTGTCGTCCAGCGCTGAGATGGCTCTGCGTCGTGAGCTATGTGACGAAGCGATCCGGTTGACGAATCTTCTTGCCGAACATCCGGCTGGTCAGTCACCGGAAACCTGCGCATTGTTATCTTTGATGCATTTGCACGTAGCCCGAATGTCGGCGCGGCAGGACGGGACTGGCGGACTCTTGTTGCTCGAAGAACAAGACCGCGACCTTTGGAATCAGAATGGCATTCAGGAAGGGCTCAAATGGTTGGCGAAATCTGCCGAGGGTGACTCGTTCTCTCGATATCACGCTGAAGCCGGAATCGCAGCCGAACATTGCCTTGCGCCGTGCTTTGCCGAAACACGTTGGGATAAAGTTGCCGAGTGCTACGAACTGCTTGAGCAGCGGGTAACGTCGCCGATCCACAGACTGAATCGCGCCGTCGCGGTCGCAGAATGGAAAGGCGCTACCGAAGGCCTCGCAATCCTTGACGGTTTTGAGCCCCCAACGTGGCTCGCCGGGTCCTACCTCTGGTCTGCTGTGCTGGCTGACTTGCATCGACGTTGCGGGAACTCGACCGAAGCGGAACGCTGCCGTGAAGTCGCTCTCGATTCCGCTCCCACCCCACAGGTGAAGGAACTCTTACAACGTCGTCTCGAAACTTGAAACGCGATAAATGGACATGACTGCGCCATTGGTGGTCGTGTCTGATTTCACCAGTTTGAGTCCTGCCGGGGCTGAGCCGTTGCCGAAGAGTCGTTTTCCCGAACCGACCAATACTGGAAAGGTCCACAGTCGGAACTCATCAATGAGGTTGTTGCCGAGCAGGGTTTGGACCAGTTGCCAGCTTCCGTGAACCTGAAGCAA from Rubinisphaera italica includes the following:
- a CDS encoding RNA polymerase sigma factor, whose amino-acid sequence is MTAPSLVDHFFRHEYGRLVAMLACRIGVEHTEDVEDAVQSAMMSALEHWTISGLPDNPSAWLFRAAQNNLMGELRQRTRRRRILQEQAADDVGTGDGPDVFLAGELQDELLRMLFVCCDDAIPPESQLVFALKTLCGFDVREIAIRLFASEANVYKRLGRARSRLRELRPKMDGLSQEQLSLRLPAVHKVLYLLFTEGYLSSSAEMALRRELCDEAIRLTNLLAEHPAGQSPETCALLSLMHLHVARMSARQDGTGGLLLLEEQDRDLWNQNGIQEGLKWLAKSAEGDSFSRYHAEAGIAAEHCLAPCFAETRWDKVAECYELLEQRVTSPIHRLNRAVAVAEWKGATEGLAILDGFEPPTWLAGSYLWSAVLADLHRRCGNSTEAERCREVALDSAPTPQVKELLQRRLET